Proteins encoded together in one Temnothorax longispinosus isolate EJ_2023e chromosome 5, Tlon_JGU_v1, whole genome shotgun sequence window:
- the LOC139813999 gene encoding protein Skeletor, isoforms B/C-like yields MAGVVRKKGTSALVTLLGYLLFSCAYGQEDNGEKYKGKYLGKLNPYHHQVSGDVWAVDQYTLLLTSFNYDGNGADTFFWAGASNRPGPQGFIVPDEWGKTNILDRYFNKDFTLTLPDNKKITDIKWFAVYDLASQNTFGDVYIPEEFDPPAPQKISQLSKRSHNISSEPIVILDSKTISIPQFTYDGQGADTYFWVGLGPQPSSKGQKVPDEYGYMDSLRSYNNEDIVLELPGDKTIFNIDWLSVYDMKTKSNYGSVIIPDGLNVPPSLIKIIKQTQSLPNCVQLHKRYQVAWEIFGPQITIQLTGQVAEDEYMAFGLSGSETSSRMEGADVAVAYMDDTRGYATDYNITAKAPCGKVLGQYKGVCRDELLGGLDSNQLYTAVREDGINTITYRRTLISSDVGDKEFPTDKPVYVVWALGRLDKTNNEPSFHDVYPRSDVVLELNRKEPENTCIDFTEHNKKIFSREPWQKTEIFDRSVRTFKATIGPSGGKRGYEGITGKPSVGLAWYIEGALIPELYLRRGLTYSFRVHGGNNPHSAELYHPLIITDEPHGGYDTLSDLAQSKIRVLAGVELTRRGRPRPTAVGPLCLSKHNGRDRRLDDNFPSFKKFNRTLVQVCEPGEGGNLVISPNSSWPDLVYYHSFTHANMGWKIHVVDSYTPKNGAIAHKLSLFIVIATVLLGLL; encoded by the exons CTTATGGACAAGAGGATAATGGAGAAAAGTACAAGGGAAAATATCTGGGAAAATTAAACCCGTATCACCACCAAGTTTCCGGCGATGTCTGGGCCGTGGACCAGTACACCTTGCTGCTGACGTCCTTCAATTACGATGGCAATGGAGCCGACACGTTTTTCTGGGCAGGCGCATCAAATAGACCGGGCCCGCAAGGATTTATCGTCCCCGACGAGTGGGGCAA AACAAACATATTGGACCGGTACTTCAACAAGGATTTTACATTGACTCTGCCggataataagaaaataacggACATCAAGTGGTTCGCAGTGTACGATTTAGCGAGTCag AACACCTTCGGCGATGTCTACATTCCGGAGGAGTTTGACCCACCCGCCCCCCAGAAGATATCACAGCTCTCGAAAAGATCTCACAATATTTCGTCGGAACCCATCGTGATCCTGGACTCGAAAACTATCAGCATCCCGCAATTTACGTACGACGGGCAAGGTGCAGACACGTACTTCTGGGTCGGCCTTGGCCCGCAACCGTCCAGCAAGGGCCAGAAAGTACCAGATGAATACGGATA cATGGATTCTCTTAGGTCATACAATAATGAGGATATCGTGCTGGAGCTGCCAGGCGATAAGACAATCTTCAACATAGACTGGCTGAGTGTTTACGACATGAAGACTAAATCCAATTACGGTTCTGTCATTATACCGGACGGACTCAATGTGCCGCCGtcgttgataaaaattatcaaacaaACCCAGTCTCTCCCGAATTGCGTTCAGCTGCACAAACGATATCAGGTCGCCTGGGAGATCTTTGGTCCGCAGATCACCATTCAATTAACAGGTCAAGTCG CCGAGGACGAATACATGGCGTTTGGTTTATCCGGTTCCGAGACGTCCAGCCGAATGGAAGGCGCGGATGTGGCCGTCGCGTATATGGACGACACACGAGGATACGCTACGGACTACAATATTACGGCAAAGGCGCCA TGTGGGAAAGTTCTCGGTCAGTACAAAGGAGTCTGCAGAGACGAACTTCTTGGTGGTTTAGACAGCAACCAGCTCTACACCGCGGTGAGAGAGGACGGCATCAATACCATCACGTACAGGCGTACACTTATTTCAT CCGACGTCGGAGACAAAGAATTTCCCACGGATAAACCGGTGTACGTGGTTTGGGCCTTGGGCAGGCTCGATAAAACTAATAACGAACCGAGCTTCCACGATGTGTATCCGAGAAGCGATGTGGTGCTTGAGTTGAATCGTAAGGAGCCGGAGAACACCTGCATCGATTTCACGGAgcataataagaaaatattttcgag AGAACCTTGGCAGAAAACGGAAATATTCGACAGAAGTGTTAGAACGTTCAAAGCAACCATCGGACCCTCCGGAGGAAAACGGGGATACGAGGGAATCACAG GTAAACCGTCGGTGGGTCTTGCCTGGTACATCGAAGGCGCGTTGATACCCGAGTTATACCTACGTCGAGGCTTGACGTACAGCTTTCGCGTTCATGGCGGAAACAATCCGCACAGCGCGGAACTCTATCATCCGTTAATAATAACCGACGAGCCTCATGGGGGATACGACACGCTCAGCGATCTCGCGCAAAGCAAGATCAGGGTGTTGGCTGGCGTTGAACTGACTAGACGAGGTCGACCGCGACCGACCGCAG TTGGGCCGCTTTGCTTAAGCAAGCACAATGGTCGAGACAGAAGACTGGATGATAACTTCCCATCGTTTAAGAAATTCAACCGGACCCTCGTGCAAGTCTGCGAGCCAG GAGAAGGCGGCAACTTGGTAATAAGTCCAAACTCGTCATGGCCCGACCTGGTTTATTATCACTCCTTCACGCATGCAAATATGGGATGGAAGATTCACGTCGTCGATTCTTACACACCGAAGAACGGTGCAATCGCGCATAAACTATCATTATTCATTGTAATCGCGACTGTACTTCTCGgtctattataa
- the LOC139814000 gene encoding protein fem-1 homolog A-like isoform X2, whose amino-acid sequence MWIGNSHRWNFSMDQLFHDLIHECKYVAPGAQLTYALRNALEKNKKEVRKEIVSRVKDGCAPLFIACKRGHVEIVEYLIKKCDADIEQRGKYEVPDDRSVHCVTPLWCAAVSGNLEVIKCLIAHGADVNAVSDSGSTPVRSACFMTHMDIVSYLVENGADILKANYNGGTCLINSVQSVELCTFLLEHGADVNATDIQNKTALHYAIQEHRLQTTKLLLEHNADPHLRSRYNDDALQTACLKGAIQIFDYLVESVSYSAERLADANELMGSTFFDDHNDTHMALQYWRTAMILRMVNSDDGVPLPKRPVLSKREAYKNATEFTNLDELGAISLDLDAIRIQSLLICERILGPHHKDTLFRLMFRGASYADALRYQHCIDLWRRALEIRVEKDSILYADTCFTAQALVRLMVDLNEKTLEVMDRNREKQEPRFFDVVAIFKLLSSQLTEARELLEKRPVHKRQRDSYERILKCVTHLIYLLVETASSDEEKALMYQLVRGLVKQNPRSVYTEDTLLHFCVSSLNTINSSYFTSADDMHAIFPRLDVVKLLLDCGAYVDARNILRSTPLHIASNAYNFHNPLIKLLLDYGAHLDTPNRAGDTPARLISSNPLNSVNLLNYTSLQCLAAQAVCKYGIRSMELPVTLRYFLELHREIDNDYNILK is encoded by the exons ATGTGGATTGGCAACAGCCATCGCTGGAACTTTTCCATGGATCAGTTATTTCACGATCTTATTCACGAATGTAAATACGTGGCACCGGGGGCGCAACTCACTTACGCGTTGAGGAACGCGTTGGAGAAGAACAAGAAAGAGGTGCGGAAGGAAATTGTGTCTCGCGTGAAGGATGGCTGCGCCCCGTTGTTCATCGCCTGCAAGCGGGGCCACGTGGAGATCGTCGAGTACCTCATAAAGAAGTGCGACGCGGACATCGAACAAAGAGGAAAGTACGAAGTGCCGGACGACAGGTCGGTTCACTGTGTCACTCCGCTGTGGTGCGCCGCGGTGTCCGGAAACTTGGAAGTTATAAAATGCCTTATAGCTCATGGAGCTGACGTCAATGCAGTCTCCGATTCTGGATCCACTCCTGTTAGATCTGCGTGTTTCATGACACACATGG ACATTGTCTCTTATTTAGTGGAAAACGGCGCCGACATATTAAAAGCGAATTATAATGGCGGAAcatgtttaataaattctgtaCAAAGTGTGGAGTTATGTACTTTTCTGTTGGAACACGGCGCGGATGTGAATGCCACTGACATTCAGAACAAAACTGCCTTGCATTATGCTATTCAAGAGCACAGACTTCAAACTACCAAACTGCTCTTAGAACATAATGCAGACCCTCATCTTCGATCTCGTTATAACGATGATGCCCTCCAGACTGCTTGCCTTAAAGGAGCcattcaaatatttgattatttag TGGAAAGCGTATCGTATTCTGCGGAAAGATTGGCAGACGCAAACGAGCTGATGGGATCTACATTTTTCGACGATCACAACGACACGCACATGGCGTTGCAATATTGGAGGACGGCGATGATTCTCAGAATGGTCAACTCGGATGACGGAGTGCCTTTGCCAAAGAGACCTGTGTTATCAAAACGGGAAGCTTATAAAAACGCCACGGAGTTTACGAATTTGGATGAGTTAGGCGCTATCTCGCTTGACTTGGATGCAATAAGAATACAAAGCCTGCTGATATGCGAGAGGATATTAGGTCCGCATCACAAGGATACCCTCTTCCGGCTGATGTTCAGAGGTGCATCGTATGCAGACGCGTTAAG ATATCAGCATTGTATAGATCTGTGGCGTCGCGCGTTAGAAATTAGGGTAGAAAAGGATTCG ATCTTGTACGCAGATACTTGCTTTACCGCACAAGCTCTGGTAAGGCTTATGGTAGATCTGAATGAGAAAACGTTGGAAGTGATGGATCGTAATCGGGAAAAGCAGGAACCACGATTTTTCGATGTAGTagcgatatttaaattactttccaGCCAACTAACGGAGGCTAGAGAGTTGCTAGAG aagCGTCCCGTGCATAAGAGACAAAGAGATAGTTATGAACGTATTCTGAAATGCGTGACGCATCTTATTTACCTATTAGTAGAAACTGCGAGTTCTGACGAGGAGAAAGCTTTAATGTATCAACTAGTCCGTGGTTTAGTGAAACAAAATCCAAGATCGGTTTATACAGAGGACACGCTTCTCCATTTCTGCGTTTCTAGTTTAAATACGATTAATTCTAGTTATTTTACATCTGCCGACGATATGCAC GCAATCTTTCCACGTTTGGATGTTGTTAAATTACTCTTGGACTGCGGGGCGTACGTCGATGCCAGAAATATATTGCGGTCAACGCCTTTACATATAGCAAGTAACGCATATAACTTCCACAACCct CTGATAAAATTGTTGTTGGATTATGGCGCGCACTTAGATACGCCAAATAGAGCGGGTGATACACCAGCGCGACTGATATCCTCTAACCCACTAAATAGCGTAAACCTCCTTAATTATACTAGCCTTCAATGTTTAGCTGCACAGGCTGTTTGTAAATATGGAATCCGTAGTATGGAGTTGCCTGTTACGTTACGTTATTTCCTGGAACTTCATAGAGAAATTGATAATGattacaatattttgaaataa
- the LOC139814000 gene encoding protein fem-1 homolog A-like isoform X1: MSRVYESEGAVLRLNRFGKWAMWIGNSHRWNFSMDQLFHDLIHECKYVAPGAQLTYALRNALEKNKKEVRKEIVSRVKDGCAPLFIACKRGHVEIVEYLIKKCDADIEQRGKYEVPDDRSVHCVTPLWCAAVSGNLEVIKCLIAHGADVNAVSDSGSTPVRSACFMTHMDIVSYLVENGADILKANYNGGTCLINSVQSVELCTFLLEHGADVNATDIQNKTALHYAIQEHRLQTTKLLLEHNADPHLRSRYNDDALQTACLKGAIQIFDYLVESVSYSAERLADANELMGSTFFDDHNDTHMALQYWRTAMILRMVNSDDGVPLPKRPVLSKREAYKNATEFTNLDELGAISLDLDAIRIQSLLICERILGPHHKDTLFRLMFRGASYADALRYQHCIDLWRRALEIRVEKDSILYADTCFTAQALVRLMVDLNEKTLEVMDRNREKQEPRFFDVVAIFKLLSSQLTEARELLEKRPVHKRQRDSYERILKCVTHLIYLLVETASSDEEKALMYQLVRGLVKQNPRSVYTEDTLLHFCVSSLNTINSSYFTSADDMHAIFPRLDVVKLLLDCGAYVDARNILRSTPLHIASNAYNFHNPLIKLLLDYGAHLDTPNRAGDTPARLISSNPLNSVNLLNYTSLQCLAAQAVCKYGIRSMELPVTLRYFLELHREIDNDYNILK; encoded by the exons ATGTCACGG GTCTATGAATCGGAAGGAGCGGTGCTGCGATTGAACCGCTTCGGCAAGTGGGCAATGTGGATTGGCAACAGCCATCGCTGGAACTTTTCCATGGATCAGTTATTTCACGATCTTATTCACGAATGTAAATACGTGGCACCGGGGGCGCAACTCACTTACGCGTTGAGGAACGCGTTGGAGAAGAACAAGAAAGAGGTGCGGAAGGAAATTGTGTCTCGCGTGAAGGATGGCTGCGCCCCGTTGTTCATCGCCTGCAAGCGGGGCCACGTGGAGATCGTCGAGTACCTCATAAAGAAGTGCGACGCGGACATCGAACAAAGAGGAAAGTACGAAGTGCCGGACGACAGGTCGGTTCACTGTGTCACTCCGCTGTGGTGCGCCGCGGTGTCCGGAAACTTGGAAGTTATAAAATGCCTTATAGCTCATGGAGCTGACGTCAATGCAGTCTCCGATTCTGGATCCACTCCTGTTAGATCTGCGTGTTTCATGACACACATGG ACATTGTCTCTTATTTAGTGGAAAACGGCGCCGACATATTAAAAGCGAATTATAATGGCGGAAcatgtttaataaattctgtaCAAAGTGTGGAGTTATGTACTTTTCTGTTGGAACACGGCGCGGATGTGAATGCCACTGACATTCAGAACAAAACTGCCTTGCATTATGCTATTCAAGAGCACAGACTTCAAACTACCAAACTGCTCTTAGAACATAATGCAGACCCTCATCTTCGATCTCGTTATAACGATGATGCCCTCCAGACTGCTTGCCTTAAAGGAGCcattcaaatatttgattatttag TGGAAAGCGTATCGTATTCTGCGGAAAGATTGGCAGACGCAAACGAGCTGATGGGATCTACATTTTTCGACGATCACAACGACACGCACATGGCGTTGCAATATTGGAGGACGGCGATGATTCTCAGAATGGTCAACTCGGATGACGGAGTGCCTTTGCCAAAGAGACCTGTGTTATCAAAACGGGAAGCTTATAAAAACGCCACGGAGTTTACGAATTTGGATGAGTTAGGCGCTATCTCGCTTGACTTGGATGCAATAAGAATACAAAGCCTGCTGATATGCGAGAGGATATTAGGTCCGCATCACAAGGATACCCTCTTCCGGCTGATGTTCAGAGGTGCATCGTATGCAGACGCGTTAAG ATATCAGCATTGTATAGATCTGTGGCGTCGCGCGTTAGAAATTAGGGTAGAAAAGGATTCG ATCTTGTACGCAGATACTTGCTTTACCGCACAAGCTCTGGTAAGGCTTATGGTAGATCTGAATGAGAAAACGTTGGAAGTGATGGATCGTAATCGGGAAAAGCAGGAACCACGATTTTTCGATGTAGTagcgatatttaaattactttccaGCCAACTAACGGAGGCTAGAGAGTTGCTAGAG aagCGTCCCGTGCATAAGAGACAAAGAGATAGTTATGAACGTATTCTGAAATGCGTGACGCATCTTATTTACCTATTAGTAGAAACTGCGAGTTCTGACGAGGAGAAAGCTTTAATGTATCAACTAGTCCGTGGTTTAGTGAAACAAAATCCAAGATCGGTTTATACAGAGGACACGCTTCTCCATTTCTGCGTTTCTAGTTTAAATACGATTAATTCTAGTTATTTTACATCTGCCGACGATATGCAC GCAATCTTTCCACGTTTGGATGTTGTTAAATTACTCTTGGACTGCGGGGCGTACGTCGATGCCAGAAATATATTGCGGTCAACGCCTTTACATATAGCAAGTAACGCATATAACTTCCACAACCct CTGATAAAATTGTTGTTGGATTATGGCGCGCACTTAGATACGCCAAATAGAGCGGGTGATACACCAGCGCGACTGATATCCTCTAACCCACTAAATAGCGTAAACCTCCTTAATTATACTAGCCTTCAATGTTTAGCTGCACAGGCTGTTTGTAAATATGGAATCCGTAGTATGGAGTTGCCTGTTACGTTACGTTATTTCCTGGAACTTCATAGAGAAATTGATAATGattacaatattttgaaataa